The sequence CCCCTTGCCGGGAGGGATGCTGGGACCTGTCACCTTCCCACCCGTGGTCCTCCCTCAGTGTCCCTCCCTCGCGGGTGACACCGGTCACACAGGTGCCCTGACCTCCCTGTTCGGTTTGGCAAGGTCAGGGCAGCCGGGCCGTGTGTTCCACCCAGTTTCTTCTGCCCTGTACCCATCTTGGTCTGAGCTGAAGGTCACAGAAACTTCCCGTGGTGGGTGAATTGTTTcacttttaatataattttcttgtGTAAATCTCACCTCTGGctgtctcctcctctgctgAGTGATTGAGAGCTCTTGTTACCTTCTCTGAATGAATCAGGCTAAAATTATAGTTTACATTCAGCAAATAAGAGTGGTTATAGCACAGGCCAAATCCTAGAGAGATAGAGAGACCAAATCCTTTTGCCTTGCAGAGGAAATGGTTTGAGAACCAGTCTGCCTGCTCACATGGGTGTGCTCGAAATGCTGCACAACCAGGGAGCACGGCCGCCTTTGAAATGTCTCTTCTGCCTAAAGTTACTGGCACCTGCTTAATGAAATTCCTCTTGGTTTATTCTGAGAGCCTGGGGCCTTTCTAAGTGCCcctgagctgtgttttgctgttggTGATAAAGCTGAACAATAGCAGTAGATTTTTTCCTAGCAGGGCCTTCTGTGGTGTCACTGGCAGAAATTGTCATTAACTGAATGATGCATATGCTGAGCACTGAGGAGGGAAGGGGTCTTGGTGTAATCCTTGCAATTCCCAACACAAAAAGCTGGGAAGTTCTGGAGCATGGTCTCACTTTGGTGATGATGATGGTTCTGTGAGTGGAGCCCTTCTCAAgctgttgctgctttttattttccttggggGAAGGTGAGAAGTCATCTGTGGATGACTTCTCCTCCTGATGTGACCCCTCACGAGTCTGCACCTATTGAGGGCTTCAAGACTTGCTCAACTCCTTGGCAGTGGCTGTTCTCCATCCCTGTGTTCTCCACCAGGAATTTGGAATTATGTTGATGTGGGATAGGCTGTGGTGActgaggagctgccaggtgGGACTGACCTTGTGCAGCAGCTTGTGCTTCCCaacccagctgctgtggctgctgctcttggcaggGAATGAGGGGGAGAAGTGAACTTTGCTGAGGTCAGAAGTGCCATAAAGGACCAGCCTGCGAAAGCCAAGCAGAGTGGTGAGGCATGGAATTCCTaaaaggaaaggcaggcagTGACCAAAGCTTTCTGTCGCTGCCTGTGGCTATGAGGGGATCACTGCCATCTCTGAATAGCAGAAATTTGTTGCTctcctacatttttttttttgttttgtttcattgttaCCTCTCCTGGTAAGCACAGTCCTGCTTCCCAAGATTTCGCTTTAATTAAACCATCTGTGCCTGTTCTTATATCTCACTACCTGGATATTTGTGATAAGGGATTTTCTTGTCCTAAAGATTCTCTTTATTTGGAGTTTCCAAAACCTGAAGGGAGGTTCTTTGTCTTCACAGCCACAATGTCACCCAGCCAGGAATCCATTTACCCTGACTATGAGACAGAGACCAGCCAGACCTCGAAGCTGATAAAAAAGTTTAAGGAGACGCCGTTTGTGCCCATTGGTGAGttcagaaatggagaaatgtgTTTGCACAATCAATGTGGGAAACACCATCACTGTTCACCTTTTTTCTGTAAACAGgaaattactttgaaattaCCTCCCCATAATAGTTGTCctaaaagaaagagagaaattaatgaGGTCTATTaccttaaataaaaaaaaaaagaagctacaAGTATAAGATAAAAGCCCCAACAAATAAACCCTGAAAGGATTTTTAGGTGAGGCTAGAAAACATGTGAAGGTGATGCTGTCAAGTGGTTTAGGAGTGTGTTGTGCAGCTGTTCTGGAGCACAGTTCCTGGGAATTTTGTGACCCTTACAAAGTGACTTAAAAGCTATCGAAATACGAACCAGAAGGATTTGAATACAGCCTGTGTGGTAAATGTTTCAGCCCTCTGCTACTATCACTTagtttcaaatgcattttttagtAACTTTTGTGTTACTCCAGCTTGAGGAAGTTGTTCAGTTCTCAGCCTCTCTGTTGAGATTCCCAAAAAGCttctgaggggagcagggatcAGCTTTTGTGTGACACAGGACACGTTTTGATTTCCAGCCACCTTAAATAGAGAGCAGCAGGGTCACTTGGGGTGAACTGTTCCAAGCTTTTGCCAGCACATTTCTGTCACTGCTTCCGTGCTTGCTGCACTTTGTCTCCACCTTGCTGGGCTGTACCATGAACTCCAGGAGTTCCAGTTCCCTGAAGCAGGTTGGCAGAGCTCAACTTTGACCtgtgtcagagctgggctgaaggCCCTAAAACTGTTAATTGGTATTTAATGAGAGTGAATTATGTGTTTACAGCTTTCTGGTGGCACTGGTAATGCTCTGGCTCAGGGAAGACAAACTGCCCGTGCTCTGCTCAGTAAAATATACACAGCACTTAAATCTTGGCATGCACCTATGAACTGTGCAAATAATCCTAAAAATGGAATGAAATAGATGGAATTGGAAAAAGGTTGTATATTTCTCTGTGTATTCTGTGAAAGcatgtcatggtttgacactggcacaatgccagtgcaccatgaaaatatacttccctggtgtttgctgtgagatgtgaccaggaaataagcaaagcaggcctctaccttagaaaaaaagtttattaactaaacttcaaaagaaaaaaaacccacacacacacacacgcacacacacacctggaaaatgaaaactccacaaaaagatttcctcctccccccaccacatttccaatacatcttccaaatttcaagtctccatccatcaccctgtaaatactcaatttcagtccatcaagaggagaggagtccttcttggggccatggtgacctcttccttgcatgcccagtgctctcaccactggacatggaacagagctgcttcaagggttatccttttaagggtgctttgaccagttcaaaaaaaaagcacagttttctctcactctcgggacctcttgtcccccccatacttgtctaccccctggggccgggggtctccaaaactgaaccctctcagttctgagccatcgccccccccctgcatgcagcctctgtgtcgcgaggaagcatggttctgtccatggctgtaccaaaaagagtccagcaaccagctactccatcatctctttccggcctcttcttcactctcccagcctcactcactgctccgactgtcattctcttgcccatttcctctttatcatccactccatctcccctccgggaaaggtccaaatgctctgtgaggtcttcatcgtccagaaaggggttaacgAACTcctgcacgcggccaggctccttccctgctgcactccccccttccccctccttcttcacaggccgatatcacttcaaggccacaggcccgtaccagctttctctctcatcttctagctggggggtgctgcccaaatcttctcggggcctctctccctctgtctctcctgggtgggggctgcccaacgcctcctggtgtccccaccacccttccatcttgaggggtcaggcctacctctgccggaCCGCAgattttcccctcccccgcccagctcgaagccgggcaggggaggccttgcctctttgctggccggaaatcaaagagagagcccaagggagtgctctgcttctaacccctgtgttctcagaggtgcatccaccctcagtggccaagcctggtgtcagtttagaatctgaacacctattggcctctggccactccattcccagaaaacctgcttcctctAAACCCACGACAAAGCATCAGTGTTGGAGCTGGTAAAGCTGAGGCTGTTTGCTCTGCTGAAGGGCTATCAGTGAATTCTGGCCCTGGGAAAGAGACCTGGTGGAGCCTCCCTCCTCACAGCCTGGGGATGATAACGTGTGACTtgtcctgtcctgctggcaCCTGGCCAAATGTGACAACACCCAAAATAGCAACTGCAGCAGGCCAGTGAATACATCAGGGAGCATTCACACACTGATAGTCTGAGCATCACCTGGGTGGAGGTcttggctgtgtctgtgcaagAAAGGAGGTGTGAGGAGCCCTGGTGCTGTCTGAAAAATATCCAAGGAATTCTCACACCTTGAGCTGTAATGCCAAAATCCTTTGGCATTTTAATGCTGATGGAAGTCTCTTGCTCTTGCCTGCACTGATTGCATTGAATGAGGTAGCACTGGAGTAAAACCAGGGCTAGGATTTACCACTCCACAAAACCAGAGTGATTAGACCAAAACAGGCTTATTTTAGGATGAGAGagaatggcctcaagttgtgccaggggaggtttagactggatattaagaaaaatttcaaggaaagggctgcccagagcagtggtagaatcaccatccATGTAGGGATTGAAAAACTGTAtagatgtgacacttggggacacggttGTGGGGGTCCCAGTTGCTGGAATaccagttgtgggtttctctggctctggattgaaggcacctGAGACAGTGgttcatgtttggactcaggtgtttattatttcttatcagtaaaacagtctcactactgtgacttcagcagcttttcatcagaaggcacaaaatggccaacaatctcttgttccaagggcTTTtcagactaaactatccaattaagaactgacacctggattattttctcttttaacccaataactgatcgcacagagctgcaatggggacttttctgcccaattacaaaacgccacccaaacccatggagaaggaggaagaagaaagaaacccaggatgacaccctgtgccctccatcttgcttccatccacaacacactaaaaatcccaaaacctcaatttctcacccagtggcacacctgcactgctctctataatctgtttcacacttttgtggattccagtctatcttgaagtctgggaaactttctccatggatgagggtcagagtcagtgctgccctgggggtcagggcaccccagagcagacagagaaatattcctactgccctgggtttccacacaCAGTTTAGTGGTGGGGGTTGTTTCCCCTTGGCAGTTgtgggggaatggttggactcagtgatcttcagggtcttttccaacccaaacagcTCAGTGGTTCACAGGCTGTTTTGTTTAGGTGGGTCCCTTCACTCCTGGTGCCCTGGATCTCCACTCAGAGGGATGCTCTGGTTGCCTTGCAGGGATGGCTGGCTTCACTGCCGTGGTGGCCTACGGGCTGTACAAGCTGAAGCACAGAGGTGACATGAAACTGTCCCTTCACCTGATCCACATGCGTGTGGCAGCCCAGGGCTTCGCCGTGGGAGCCCTGACGTGTGGTACGTATGGAATTTGAGCTCTGCTTGGGAATGGCAAACCATGGAGAGCCTCTTGTATCTCTCCAGTGGATAACAGAGCTGGCATGGCTGGGTGGAAGCATCCAGAACCTTTATTTCAGGATGTTTGTGCTCCTTACTGCTGCTCAGTCAGCCTTGCTGGAGTAATCTGATTTTATGTATTTAAGTATGTAATTTCAGAGTAGCAGTTTTGATTATGTCTAGATGTGGAATTTGAGGTTCTGCATCTCTGCCTCttacagaccaaaaaaaaagaaaacattaatctGACATTAAATGTGTTGCTGTTTATGAATTTAATGCATTGGAAGATCTACAGCATGTGTAGACCATGgtattacatatttttatatatatatatatatatatatatattttatatatacacatgtatgcaatatatatgcatatgtgtatatatacacatactgttagatgtatatatatgtgtgtatatatatattatatatatatgtatgtattttttcagGACTGGACTTGTGTCTCTGAATGCACAGGGACGCTGTGCCCCTGATCTGTACATCCCAGGTCTCCTGTGTGTGTAAATGTCTGTCCCATGAAACACTGTTTGTCTGTACTGCATTGCCAGCAGGAACATCAGAAAAGCTTGACTTTGGCCACAAAATCAACTAGAATTAGCTCAGGATCTGCATTTTCATAAATTGCATATTTTCATACCCAGTTTCTCTGTATATGAAGAATTTTGTAGTGTTTActaaaaaatgcagctgaggaggaagggaaattcTGTCTTGCTGAGAAATGTTCAGATTTTGAATCCCATAATTTCTAATTTAACACATTTCTTTAATTGTGTTTTTTACTTCTATCCTGCAGGGGTGCTGTATTCCATGTTCAAGGAGTATGTGGTGAAGCCCAAGGAATAGTGGGAAGCTGTCTGAAATCCCTGTCCTGGTGGTGGCCTGTGTACTGCAGCTCCAAACCTCCTACTGAGGGGCtcttgaagaaaacaaataatacaTGGCGTTAGAGAATTGTTCTATTTTGTGTATGGTACACTGTGCTGAACTTGGCAGCCTCAGAATGTGACCTGTGGCTATTGGGGTCTGGGTCTCTCTGATTGACACCACCACATCCCAGTTTTTAAGGGATATCATGGAGCGCAATCCCTCTATCTTCCCCTTCAACTCAGTCCTAAAACTGGtgatttcttctgctgttgTTGCCCAAAACCATGATGTCTGAACTGGCTTCTGTCAGGAAAGCCTTGCTGTCATTTTCTATCCTCTGCCTCCAACTTTGTAATTTAGACCCTTCCAGTAGCACTAAATGACTTCTAAAATATTGAGAGCTATATAAACatctatattttttatttaaagcataGAGATAAGTATGTCGCAGCTATTTAAATGTTATATTTATTCATTGTTAACGAAGACACAGGCTCCCTATTTTTGCTATATCAGACCCTTGGATTATGATATTTTGTAACTTTATTTACAGTGTTCTTCTGAGTAACATCtaaatgtaacatttaaaatacagattgtGAAAACGTAACTTTAATTTGGTGGTTTAATGCTTTTAAAGTGTACGATCTAGCTGATTTCTGCAGTACTGTTCcccacagaaaattttaaaacatttaaatctgAAAAGACCCCCCATCACCTTTGAGGTATTAAAATCCTTGTCTGTGAGTTATTTACACTCAAACTCCTTGTACTTCCAACAGcagtcataaaaataaaagtcaatttttaaaaacacattttcctgtcAGCTGACGTTCCAGGGTGACAGTCTCAGATGTTACCTGAACAAGGCACAGACTACACCTACCTGTCTGTGACCTATTGTACAGAGCAGGGGCAGATTAAACATGAATAAAAGTGAGCAGTGGAGGTTATAATTTCTGTGACCTGTTGTACAGAGCAGGGGCAgattaaacacaaataaaagtGAGCAGTGGAGGTAATAATTTCTGTGACCTGTTGTACGGAGCAGGGGGAgattaaacacaaataaaagtGAGCAGTGGAGGTTATAATTTCTGTGGCCTGTTGTACAGAGCAGGGGCAGATTAAACACGAATAAAAGTGAGCAGTGGAGGTTATAATTTTTGTGAGCTGTTGTGCGGAGCAGGGGGAGATTAAACACAAATATAAGTGAGCAGTGGAGGTTGTAATTTCTGTGGCCTGTTGTATGGAGCAGGGGCAGATTAAACACGAATAAAAGTGAGCAGTTGGAGGTAATAATTTCTGTGGCCTGTTGTATGGAGTAGGGGCAGATTAAACACGAATAAAAGTGAGCAGCGGAGGTAATAACTGTTCGCCTATGGATTTGTTGGCGGGGGGCTCCTAGCCCGCAGCAGAGTGATGGCGTGAGCTGAATAAAAATCCcctgaggagggaaagggaattcccagcctggtgctctcCTTGACTCCCAGCTGCTATCACCCTGCTGCCCTTGGCTGCTCCCACACAGATGAGGAGGGACCCGAcgcctttttctttctctgttcctACCACCGtgaagggaggagaaggagccgAGGGGCCGGGATCGGTGCGGGAATTGCGGGAATGGCGATAGGGAGCGGTGTGTGAAGGGGAGCCATCATGGCGGCCGCGCTGAGGGGAAGGGCGCGCGCGTTGCCATGGGCACCGCATCGGGCCCGCAGCGGGAGCCGGGGCCGCCTCTCCGGTGCCGCCGCTGCCCAGAAGGAAccggggacagccggggacaCCCTCCCGGTGCGACCCTCCCGGTGCCCTCGGGAACGCGGCTCGGGTAGGCTGGGGGAGGTGCGGGAAGCGCGGCCAGGAGTTCCCGCCATGGGGAAACAGCGCGGCGCTGCCGGGACCTagcaggtcctggcaggtcaCAGGGGTGGTGGCAATTACAGCTACAggttttcagttaaaatatatAAACGTAAACACCAgaaattctgccccaaaatgggctagaaattctttctgcagagccctgggaaggtCTGGCCAGGGAGGGTGTGGAGTTTCCTTCTCTGGGGACATCCCAAAGCCACCTGGGTGAGTTCCTGTGTCATCTGCTCCAGGTGATCCCACCTTGGAGCCCtcctggctggagccagggaTGGTTTAGAGGAGATATTCTGGAATATTTCATCAATATTCTGGAGATATTCTGGAATATTTCATCACTGGAAGTGTTGAAccttgtgaaaaatgcatattttatgattggcttttcgcaaatattaaaatgtctgtgttatgttagaaagttatgctgtacTAATTTTTttagtagtgtgttaaatatagttttagcttataacataatgttaaaatagaaactatgctatgtaaaatactttttaaagaaaggactcacagcaAGATAggagccacaggacacctaaatctttcagatgtgaaaaatgtcaatcacttgtttttaaaaattttaaaagtttaatagtaataaaatggttataaaaatagtaatacgattagagtaataataatttagaCAATTTGGATTGGGACAATATGacacaatagaaacaaagagttatggacgtccgggtacctttttctgggcagcacgagcccgaaaaaggacacagaTAAACccagaggattaacccttaaaaacaacagcctgttgtatattcatacatctcatacatgatgcataaattccattcaaacaaaggattctgtctggtcatcgtcagctttttcctctgaatcctgactgCACTtttgaggtgggaagaagttcgtttcttttgataagagggcaataaattcttttcctctgaaagattcaggtgtcctgtggctgctatctcgctgcaaatcctttctttaaaaaaagtatcctacatagcacagtttctattttaacattttttataacccAAAACTATATTgaacacactacttaagagaattaatacagcattactttctaacacaacacatactcattttaatatttgcgaaaagccaatcataaaatacgcatttttcacagtaGTGTGTTCAATATtgttttaggttataacataatgttaaaatagaaactatgctatgtaagataattttaaagaaaggactcgcactgagtagcagccacaggacacctgaatctttcagagaaagagaatttattgccccattatcagaagaaacaaacttcttccctgccttgctcagccgTGAAGACACAgttaggattaagaggaagaagttgacactgcccagacagaatcctttgtttgaatggaatttatgcatcatgtatgagatgtatgaatatgcaacaggctattgtttttaagggttaatcctcttTTTTGGGCTTATattgcccagaaagaggtacctggactgtccataactctttgtttctattgtctcatattgtcctagtccaaattgtccaaattattattactctaattatattactatttttataaccattttgttgctattaaacttttaaaattttaaaaaacaagtgattggctTTTTTCACAAACCTTTCAGTGTGGAGCacttcatccctggaagtgctcagatcccacgtggatgtggcacttggggacaaggtttggtggtggcactgggttaatggttggactcaagGACCTGAGAGGGCTTTTCCATTGTAGCATTATGGGATTGGAGCTGCACCTTGAGTACCATGCACATTTCTGGCCCATAGATAAGTAAATAACTCAATAAgttatgaaataataaattaatcagCAATGCAGTCTAAGTCaagaaaattctgagaaaaatcaTGAAGCCTAAAATAGTTACTCTACTAAGAATTCTAGGATATTTTCAGAACAGAGACAACTACCGTTTGAAGATGTTCTTGCTTATCTTTGCTATCTTTAAGGTCAGTAGCTAAACCAATCAAGAGATCCAATCTAATTATAAACTTAATTATCAACCCAAAGGTTACTGAAACCAAAAAAGCTGTTTACATTTTATATCCAGTTTGCTTAAGTAAATGGAATGGACTCCTTATCTCTGTAGGTTTTTTCCAAATCTCAGAATTGACTTTaatcaattaaaattaaatttccagcCTCACTGACTCAGTTATTCTTTGATCCCTcgtgcccagagccctgggggctgtgcagaggCACCAGACTCTGCTCTTTGCACCTTGTCCAGGTGACTCTCTGCCCATAAAATACACAAAGGGACACTCTGCCTTTTGGTGCATTAATCAGGTTAATTGGATTTCCCTCAGTGTGGGAAAGGCCCTGTGCTAATTACTCAGTGCAGGGCGTGCCTTTGAAGGTATTTATGTAATGGTTTTCCTAGACCAAAGGTACAATAAGGTTTTTTTGCCCACAAAAAATGTcaaacagaaggagaaaggggCTGCAGTTTATCAGAAAACTGTCTTTAGTCATCCTAAGAAAAAGTTTGGGTAgtgatattaatattttaaaatatctactAATAATATATTGTTATAATTAAATATacttaataattaatatattattatttagttatttattgATATCACTCAGTGATTAGAAATTTGCAGGAAAGGTGTAAGCAATACTTTTGTCTTGCCTGAAGGGAgcataaggaagaaaatatttttcttcctctctcatgaacccaaaaatggggggattTGCACCTTTCCTGGACgtgggcagggaggctggacgGTCCCAAACACTCCAGGGTGACCTGGCTGCCACATTGGCTGGGATTTGGCCCCAACCTGCTCCTCtgttaaaatgtttatttaaacagGTCTGTTTAGGAACGTTTGGAAACTTTGCTTTTTGAATTCTGAAGTGAAAAAGACCcaacagcttttttttaaagggctGTTTAAAAGCCATTTATGGAAAAAGGGACTtgaagcagggctggagaggaggaggaggaggtgtgtggtggtgttcacaggggtcccgggacaagggaagagatgagaatcttgactccatgtttcagaaggctgatttcttattttatgatatattctattaaaaatatatatatattaaaactctactaaaagaatagaagaaaggatttcattagaaggctagcaaagaatagaaaggaatgataataaaatcttgtgactgaccagagagtctgagacagctggactgtgattggccattaattgaaaacaattcacatgaaaccaatcaaagatgcacctattgcattccacagcagcagataattattgtttacattttgtttctgagacctctcagcttctcaggagaaaaagatcttggcaaaaggatttttcataaaatatgtctgtgacagaggtGGGAGACTGGGCAGGGTCAGGGAGGAAAAGcggcagagcagctgccacaaGGGGATGtttttcagagcagtgctgatctctgctctctgtcactttttattttcctctccttatGCTTTTAGTAAACAATGGAGCCAGAGGTAAAAGTGAATGAAGATTTCAAAAGCCAGTTCAAGGCTTATCAGGAGCAACAGCAAAGGCGGCTGAAAAATTtgatggaggccaagaaggagaagcaggacaGGCAGAAGAACACTGGCAGCACAAAGGAGATTGTAAGAGCCCTGAGTGATCTAAACCTGTTTAAAAAAGGACCTCCTGTAAAGGAAGATGCCAGCAAAAGGTAAAGGTCTGGCAGCACCATTCCTTCAGGAAGTCACTGGAGTGTATTTTGCTTATGATCTCATGAAAGTCAGTATTATTAAGCTGAGAGGACACTTTCTGTTTTCACTCACTGGGCTTTCATTATCCTGAGCAGATTCTCCTTGTCCATAATTATCCTCAGGGCATTGTGCTGTGCTCTTTAAAGTCAGTATTTTACAAATGAAGGGGCAGCCAGGTACTACCTGACACATTGCAGCCTTTTGGGGTCACTGGCCCCCTCTGAACTGCTGGTTAGTTCCTGCCTAGCTTTAAACTAATAGGTTCTCTACAGGAATCACTTCCAAAGATGGACACAGGCAAAGCTGCTAATGCACAGGCCTGCAGTGGGGAAGTtttctctgggatttctttGCAGTATATCCTGATTTGGTGGATCATGAGATTACCAGCACATTGGGCGTTTTGGTATGGCTCTCCCTTaatcttgtgttttct comes from Camarhynchus parvulus chromosome 2, STF_HiC, whole genome shotgun sequence and encodes:
- the HIGD1A gene encoding HIG1 domain family member 1A, mitochondrial; translated protein: MSPSQESIYPDYETETSQTSKLIKKFKETPFVPIGMAGFTAVVAYGLYKLKHRGDMKLSLHLIHMRVAAQGFAVGALTCGVLYSMFKEYVVKPKE